The region AGGTGCGCCGAGGACGGCCACGAGGCCACATTTTTCGGTCATTATTCCAGTTCTTCAGATGAGTTGCGGCCACTGTAGGCCAAATGGGCGCGCACCGCCAGATTTAGCCGAAATCCTGCATGAAGGTGCGGGCGGCGGAGGTCTCGGCCTCCTGCTTGCTGCTGCCGGTGGCGCTGGCCGTGCCGACGCCCTTGACCTCTACCGCAACCGTGAACTTCGCGGCATGGTCCGGACCTTCGCGCGCGACCAGGGTGTAGACCGGGGGCTTGCGCCGGTTGCCCGCCGCCCATTCCTGCAGGGCAGCCTTGGGATGCTTGCGCTGGCCGGTGCCCGTGGCCATCGGCTTGTCCCAAACCTTGCGAACGAAGGCGCGTGCGGCTTCAAATCCGCGCTCCACGAAGAGAGCGCCGATCAGCGCCTCCATCACGTCGCCCAGGATATTGTCGCTTTGCGTCCCGCCATCATCGCGCGCCTGCTTGCCGAGCCGGATGTGAGGGGGAGGGCGATATGGCGCGCGACATCGGCGCAGGTTTCGCGGCTGACCAGGGCATTGAGCCGCTGAGAGAGCTTGCCTTCGGCGGCATCGCTCTTTTCATGAAGCCACTCGGCAATGACAAGACCAAGCACCCTGTCGCCAAGAAACTCGAGGCGCTGGTAGTCGCGGGCCTCACCCATCGAGCCATGGGTGAGGGCTTCGATCCAGAGGTCGACGCGCGTCGGTGCGCTCCCGGTCAGATCCGTGAGGTAGCCCACCGTTTCAGGCGAAAGCGCGCTCAGAACGTGCCCCCGATACGGTTCCAGCGCGCCGCGGTGAACCAGGTCCAGGGCAGGAACCAATTGGCGCTGCCATCGGTGGACCACATCATGATCGTGGCACGGCCAACGAGATTTTCCTGCGGGACCAGACCGATGCCGCCGCCTTCCATCGCCGGGAAGCGGCTGTCCATCGAGTTGTCGCGATTGTCGCCCATCATGAACAACTGCCCCTCCGGCACAACGACCGGCACGGTGTTGTCGGCATCACGCTGGCCAAGGTCGAGCACGTTGTAGGTCTTGCCGTTCGGCAGCGTCTCGCGGAATTGCGGGTAATGGCAGGTCTGGCTGCCATCGGCCTCGGTCACGACGAATTCGGCAGAGAGGCAATCGGTGTTCGGGCTGACGGGGATGACGAAATCCTCGACCCGCACCTTGGGTACGGCCTGGCCATTCAGGTGCAGAACGCCGTCGATCATCTGCACGGTATCGCCAGGCAGGCCGATCACACGCTTGATGTAGTCGACATCATTGCCGGGCGGCGCCTTGAAGATCGCAACATCGCCACGCTCGGGCTGGCTGGCAAAAATGCGCTTGGGCAGCAGGGGCGCGCTGAACGGCAACGAATAGCTGCTGTAGCCGTAGGGCCATTTGGCGGCGAGGAGATAGTCGCCGTTCTCCAGCCGCGGCAACATCGATTCCGAAGGGATGTTGAACGGCGAGAAGATGAAGCTGCGGAAAATTGCAACGACGATGACCAGCTTGATCAGGAAGACGGGGAAGCTGTCCTCCTTCTTTTCCTTCTTCAGCTTGGTCGGCGCGGGCGCAGGCGTCGCCGGATCGACCGGGGAGGGGCTGCTGGCTTCGGGCGTGTCGTTCATCGTCGCGGTCATGTTGCCAGCAAGGCCCTTCGTCAAGTGTGTTGTTTGTGTAATACAGCGGGCGAAATACGTCTGCGCAGCTTGCGCGCCGATGAACAGCGCGCTTGGCGCGGCGTCCCCGAGAGGGCATTAGGGCTTTTACGCAGTTGCGAAAGGATGAGGTTGGACATGTCGGCAGGCGAGGCACAGCAGTTTTGGACGGCACTCGAGAAGTTGCCACGGCCAACCCTGAAGACCCTGTTTTCGGATACCGCGCGGCTGTCACGCTATTCGGCCACGCTCGATCTGCCCGGCGGGCCGGTGATCTTCGACTGGTCCAAGACGCACCTTTCGCCGGAAGTCGAAGCCCTGTTCGGCTCGGTTGCCGCCGCGATGGACCTTGAAGGGCAGCGAAATGCGCTGATCTCGGGCGAAAAGATCAACAACACCGAAGGACGCGCGGCCGAGCACACGGCGCAACGCGGGATCGGCAAGGACGCCAGCGTCGAGGAAGCCGAGGCGTTGCACGCCCGGATGCGGATGCTCGTCGAAGCGATCCATGAAGGGGCGCTCGGCGAAGTGAAGAGCCTGATCCACATCGGCATCGGCGGCTCCGCGCTCGGCCCGGCGCTGGCAATCGACGCGCTGACCCGCGAAGGCGCAAAGGTTGCGGTTCATGTCGTGTCGAATATCGATGGCTGTGCGCTTGAAGCAGCGATGAAGGCCTGCGACCCGGATACGACGCTGATCGCGGTTGCCTCCAAGACCTTCACCACGACCGAAACGATGACCAACGCGCATTCGGCGCTGGAGTGGTTGCGTGAGGGCGGTGTTGCCGATCCCTATGGGCGCGTGATTGCTCTGACCGCCTCGCCTGAGAAGGCCGTCGAATGGGGCGTGGATGAAACCCGCGTGCTGCCTTTTTCCGAGACGGTCGGCGGGCGCTATTCTTTATGGTCCTCGATCGGTTTTCCGGTGGCCATGGCGCTGGGCTGGGAAGGATTTGCCGAGTTTCTCGATGGGGCCGCGGCGATTGACCGGCATTTCATCGACGCCGACCTCACCGCGAACGTCATCGTCCGCGCGGCTTTCGCCGATCTCTACTACACGCAGGTACGCGGCTGCCAGACGCGCGCGGTATTCGCCTATGACGAGCGGCTGAAACTGCTGCCTGACTACCTCCAGCAACTCGAAATGGAATCGAACGGCAAGAGCGTTCTGGCCGATGGCTCTCCGTTGACGCGCGCCAGTGCGCCGGTGACGTGGGGCGGCGTCGGCACCGATGCCCAGCATGCGGTGTTCCAGTTGCTCCACCAGGGCACGCACCTGATCCCGGTGGACTTTCTTGCGGTCAAGACGCCCGGGCATGACCTCGATCCGGCCCATCACGAGATACTGCTGTCGAACTGCTTTGCGCAAGGGGCCGCGCTGATGGCGGGCAAGGCATCTGACGATGGCGCGCGTGCCTACCCCGGAGACCGTCCTTCGGCGACGATCCTGTGCGAGGACCTCAACCCCGCCACCCTCGGCGCGCTGATCGCGTTCCACGAACACCGCACGTTCGTTTCGGCGGCAATGCTGGGAATCAATCCCTTCGACCAGTTCGGCGTCGAACTCGGCAAGGCGATTGCCAAGCAGATCGAGGCGGGCGGCGGCGCCGGCTTTGATCCGTCTACGGAAGCCCTTCTCTCAGCTGCAGGAATTGGCGGCTGATAGTTCGTCAGGCTAACAATATCCGCTAAATGCCTCTGGTCTTGGGCGAGACCAGAGGCCATATGCGCCTTCACCAACAGGAGCGCATATGGCTGAGCAGGACTCTGGGCAGGACTTCGACTACGATCTCTTTGTGATTGGTGCAGGATCGGGCGGTGTGCGCGCCAGCCGCATCGCCGCGAGCCATGGCGCGCGGGTGGCGGTGGCGGAGGAATACCGCGTCGGCGGGACCTGCGTGATCCGCGGCTGCGTGCCCAAGAAGTTGCTGGTCTACGGATCGCATTTCGCCGAGGAACTGCAGGACGCGGCCAACTATGGCTGGACGGTCGAGAAGATGACGTTCGACTGGCCGACGTTACGTGACGCGGTTCTGAAGGATGTCGACCGGCTCAACACCGCGTACACGAACACGCTTGAAAACAACAAGGTAGAGCGTTTCCTCGAGCGCGCCGAGGTGGCGGGGCCGAACACCGTGCGGCTGGCTTCGGGCAAGGAAATCAGCGCGAAGTATATCCTGATCGCAACCGGCGCCTGGCCGGTCATGCCGGAATTCGAGGGTAACGAGCATTGCATTACCTCGAACGAGGTGTTCCATCTCGAGAAGCTGCCAAAGCGCGTCGTGATCTCCGGCGCCGGCTATATCGCGATGGAGTTCGCGGGCATTTTCAACGCTTTGGGCTGTCACGTAACGGTGGTAAACCGCAGCGAGACGATCTTGCGCGGGTACGATGAATCCCTCCGGGACCGCCTGCTCCAGATCACAATGGCACGCGGGATCGAGTACAAGTTCAATTGCCCGTTCGACCGCGTGGAGAAGCGCGAGGATGGTTCGTTCGACGTCTACCTTGGCAAGCAACCCGATCCGATCCACGCCGACGTGGTTCTGGTGGCGACCGGGCGCCGGCCCAAGACTGACGGGCTTGGCCTGGAAAACGCTGGAATTACATTGGGTTCGGCGGGCGAGATCCCGGTGGACGATCATGGCAAGACCGCGTGTGACAGCATCTATGCCGTGGGTGACGTAACGAACCGCGTGCAGCTGACGCCGATCGCGATCCGCGAGGGTCAGGCCTTTGCCGACCGCGTGTTCGGCGGGAAGGACACTTCGGTGAGCTACGATGCGATCCCGAGCGCAGTGTTCTCGCAGCCGCCGCTGGCCGGCGTGGGCCTGACGGAAAGCCAGGCGCGTCAGGCATTTGGCAGCAATATCAAGGTCTACTCGTCCGACTTCCGCCCGATGAAGAACATCTTCGGCCATCGGCCCGAGCGTGGGCTTTACAAGATGATCGTCGATGCCTCGACCGAGAAGGTGCTGGGCATCCACATGATCGGGCCGGACAGCCCGGAGATCCTGCAGGCAGCAGCCATCGCGGTGAAGGCGGGGCTGACCAAGGCGGATTTCGATGCGACGGTGGCGTTGCACCCCTCGATGGCTGAAGAGCTTGTTTTGATGCGATAATCGGGAAGATTGCCCGTTTTCCAACTCTCGCAGGCAAACGGGCAACTCCCCCATGACTCCCCTGCAACTCTGCCGCACGCAGGGCGTGCTTCCGCAGGCTGAACGGTAGCGATTTGCAACCGGACATCTCCGCGCTAACCTCTCGCCAGATCGCCGGTTGGGGAGAGCGGAAAATATGGCTGGCACGGTCCTCGTATCGGGTGGCAGCGGCTACATTGCCGGGTTCCTCATCCGCCGGCTTCTGGCCGAGGGGTGGACCGTTCACGCCACCGTCCGCTCGCTATCCCGCGAGGCGCAGCTGCGGCCCCTGCTTGGCGGGAGTGCCGAGACGCTGCGGTTCTTTGCCGCGGACCTGACTGCCGATGCCGGGTGGGCGGAGGCGATGGCGGGGTGCAGCCATGTCGCCCATGTCGCCTCGCCATTCACCACGACTGCGCCGAAGCAGGAAGATGACCTGATCGTACCGGCGCGCGAAGGAGTGTTGCGGGCGTTACGTTGCGCTCGCGATGCGGGGGTTACGCGCTTCGTGCAGACCTCGTCCGTCGCCGCGATTGCCTATGGCCATGGCAAGGGGGTGTTCGAGTTCACCGAGAAGGACTGGACCAGTCTCGAGGGCGAGGATGTCTATGCCTATGTGAAGTCCAAGACCATTGCCGAGCGCGCGGCGCGGGACTGGGTGGCCGCCGCCGGCGGGGGATGGAGTTCGTCTCGGTCAACCCGGCGGCCGTGTTGGGGCCGGTGTGGAGCAATGACTTTTCGCCATCGATCGAAGTGGTCAGGCAATTGCTTTCAGGCGCTTTGCCGGGCTGCCCGGACCTTGGGTTCGGGATCGTCGACGTGCGTGACGTTGCGGACCTGCACGTGCGGGCGCTGACCACGCCGGGCCTGGCGGGCGAACGGTTCATTGCGTCGGGACCGTTCCTCAAGATTGCCGACGTGGCAAAGGTGTTGAAGGAACACCTCGGGCCACAGGCGCGCAAGGTGCCGACGCGCAGGCTGCCCGACTGGCTGGTGCGGACGGTGGCGTTGTTCAATCCGGTGATCCGTCAGGTAACGGGAGAACTCGGCAATGTGCGCGGTGCAAGTTCGGCCCATGCGCAGGAGCGGCTGGGTTGGACGATGCGGTCGGTGGACGTCTCTATCCTCGACTGTGCGCGGAGCCTGATCGAGCGAGGCGTGGTGAAGGTCTAGATGCCAGCGAACCACTGATAGCCGGAATGATCTTCCCAGTAGCCGCCTCCGCCGCCGTAGAGGCCGGCGAGGGTCTCGACCGCTTCGATCCTCATCACATACTTGGCATGCTTGTAGCCAAGAGCGCGTTCGACGCGCAGACGGATCGGGGCGCCGTGGCCGACGGGCAGGGGCTGGCGGTTCATGGTGTGGGCGAGGATCGTCTGCGGGTGCAGGGCATCGATCATGTCGATGCTTTCGTAGTACGGCGTACCTGAGAAATCATCTGCACAATGAAAGACAATGTATTGAGCGGATGGGGAAACCTGCGCCTGACGCAGCAGCAGGGCAAGCGGAACACCAGTCCATTCCCCGATGGCGCTCCACCCCTCGACGCAGTCGTGGCGGGTGATCTGGGTGCGCTGCGGCGCGGCCTTGAGTTGGGCGAGGGTGAGGCTGAAGGGGCGGGCGACCTTGCCGCCGATCTCCAGCTTCCAGTCGGTGAAATTGCTGGCCATGTGGGCCTGATACGCGGGCGAGGCGGGCAGGCGATTGCCGTTCATGCGGAACTTCGGCGAAATGTCCGCCCGTGCGAATTCTGGCGCAAGCGCGTTGCGATCGGTGACCAGTCGCTGGCCGGATAGCGTCGCTTTTTCACCCAATGTCAGCACCTTGCGCACCGTTGGCGATGTGGTGATCTTGTCGCAACCGGCGAGCAGCAGGCCACCTGCGCCCACGAGCGCGGCTCGCCGCGTGATGATCGTCATGGCTTTGGCCTCCGCTCGGCGGGCAGTCGATACCAGCCAGTGATGATCGAGCGCAATTCGTTGAAGGGCCCTGCGAGCAGGACCATGAGAAGATGGATGAGGATAAAGGCCAAGAAACCTGTTGCACAAAGGAAATGTATCGAACGGGCGGACTGACGCCCCCGAAAATGTCGAGCAGCCAGGGGAAGGCGGCGTTGAGCGTTGGCGACATGGTCATGCCGGTCAGCACGACCAAGGGGATCAGCACGAAGATCACGCCGAGGTAGGCAAGCTTTTGCAGGGGATTGTAGGCCTTGGCCGCTTCACCGGTAGGGAAGCGCAGACGGGCGTGTTCCTTGATGTCATGCCAGATATGCGAAAGCTTGCGCTCTTCACGCGTCAAAGCAAGATCGCGTGACAGGTGTCTGGAAAACAATGCGTAAATCACGAACAGGGTAATCGACGCAACCAGCACCCACGCGAAGAAGAAATGCCATTGGCGCCCCTCGGCAAGGCTGTAGTAGTTGGGGATGGTGACCAGGGGCGGGAAGGCCTTGGTCGAATGCTCGGTCCAACCCAGAAAGCCGGTCGTATCGATTTGCAGCGAGCCGAGGCGCAAGAAGCCCTGCTGACCTTGCCGCCCGATCTCGAGCCACGGTGTTTCAAAGGTTGCGCCGTACTTGCCCCAATAGAGCCGGGGGTGCGCGTTGAAGATCGTCGCGCCGCTCATCAGCATTACGAAGATCGTGATCGCGTTGGTCCAGTGCCAGATCCGGACCGGCAACCGAGTGCGGTAGACCAGGGGCCGCGCTTCGACCGTGGTAGCGGTTTCCTGTGACGTAACGATTGCTGGCGCGGCATCCACGGCGGGGTTCCTGCTCCTGTCCTGCGGTCAGACTGCCACATTCAGCAACGGGGAAAAAGCCTTTGGAACGACGGCGTTGAAAACGCAGCCTTTACGCCGGATTGCGGGCAGCCAGCGCTATCAGGTCTGCACGGCTGAAGCGGCGCTGGCTGGCGCGGGCGATGCAGGAACGCGGGACCGGGCGCAGCGCGGACCATGCCGCCTTGCCGATGAAGCCGAGCTTGCGGGCGTTAGTAACGACGGTGCGATGGTCCCAGGCATGGTCGCCGCGCTTGGCGACCTCGCGCGCAATCTCGCCATAGATGCCGGCGGCGGCGAGGATGGCCCAGCGCTGGCGACCCTTGAGGCGGGCAGCGCCGATGCGGGCTGAGCATTCGTGGATTTCCGCTGTCTCGCACATTCGCGCGACCAGCCGGGTGAGTGCGGGCCGATAGTGCGGCTTCATCTGTTCGCCGGGTGGGATGTCGAGCTCGGACAGCCAGTCGAGCGGGATGTAACAGCGGTCGGCCGCGTCATCTTCCTCAATATCGCGGGCGATGTTGGCGAGTTGAAAGGCAAGGCCAAGGTCGCAGGCGCGATCGAGCGTGTCCTCGTCATCCGGCAAAACGCCCATCACCACAGCCATCATCACCCCGACGGCGCCGGCGACATGCCAGCAATAGCGCATCAGGTCTGCCTCGCTGTGGGGCTGCCACTCGGCGGCATCGAGCGCAAAGCCGTCGATCACGGCGCGGGCCATCTCGATCGTCAGGCCGGTTTCGCGGGCGACCAGGCCGAGGGCGTCGAAAGCCGGATCGCCGCTTTCGCGCCCGGCAAAGGCAAGGGCGGTCTTTTCGCGAACGAGGGCAAGCCGCTCGGCGGCACCTTCCTGAATGCCAAGCGCGCCGCCATGGTCTTGCGCATCGACGATGTCGTCGCAGCGGCGACACCAGGCATAGAGTAGCCAGACCCGTTCGCGCGTTTCGCGGTCGAACAGGTGGCTGGCGGCGGCAAAGCTTTTCGAGCCCTTCAGGATTGACTTGCGGGCGTTACTAACGAGTGCGCTGCGATCCTGCATTGCTCAGAGATCTTCGGCCTTCATCGCGAAGATCGGCTTGTGCGGGACGTGTGCTTCCATGCGCGCCAGGAGGATATCGAGGTCGGGTTCGGCGATGATGATTCCGGCATGGGCTTCGCGGATGAAGCCGACTTCGATCATGTGGCGGTTGAAGGCGAGCAGGTGGTCATAGAAGCCATAGGCGTTGAGCAGACCCACCGGCTTGGCGTGGTAGCCCAGTTGCGCCCAGCTGACCGCTTCCCACAGCTCGTCCATCGTGCCCACGCCCCCGGGGATGGTGAGGAAACCGTCCGACAGGTCGGTGAAAGCCTTCTTGCGCTCGTGCATGCCAGGGACGACGTGCAGTTCGGTACAGTCGTGGTTGGCAACCTCGCCGCCGACGAGGGCCTCGGGGATCACGCCGATCACTTCGCC is a window of Novosphingobium sp. THN1 DNA encoding:
- the lepB gene encoding signal peptidase I; protein product: MNDTPEASSPSPVDPATPAPAPTKLKKEKKEDSFPVFLIKLVIVVAIFRSFIFSPFNIPSESMLPRLENGDYLLAAKWPYGYSSYSLPFSAPLLPKRIFASQPERGDVAIFKAPPGNDVDYIKRVIGLPGDTVQMIDGVLHLNGQAVPKVRVEDFVIPVSPNTDCLSAEFVVTEADGSQTCHYPQFRETLPNGKTYNVLDLGQRDADNTVPVVVPEGQLFMMGDNRDNSMDSRFPAMEGGGIGLVPQENLVGRATIMMWSTDGSANWFLPWTWFTAARWNRIGGTF
- the pgi gene encoding glucose-6-phosphate isomerase, producing the protein MSAGEAQQFWTALEKLPRPTLKTLFSDTARLSRYSATLDLPGGPVIFDWSKTHLSPEVEALFGSVAAAMDLEGQRNALISGEKINNTEGRAAEHTAQRGIGKDASVEEAEALHARMRMLVEAIHEGALGEVKSLIHIGIGGSALGPALAIDALTREGAKVAVHVVSNIDGCALEAAMKACDPDTTLIAVASKTFTTTETMTNAHSALEWLREGGVADPYGRVIALTASPEKAVEWGVDETRVLPFSETVGGRYSLWSSIGFPVAMALGWEGFAEFLDGAAAIDRHFIDADLTANVIVRAAFADLYYTQVRGCQTRAVFAYDERLKLLPDYLQQLEMESNGKSVLADGSPLTRASAPVTWGGVGTDAQHAVFQLLHQGTHLIPVDFLAVKTPGHDLDPAHHEILLSNCFAQGAALMAGKASDDGARAYPGDRPSATILCEDLNPATLGALIAFHEHRTFVSAAMLGINPFDQFGVELGKAIAKQIEAGGGAGFDPSTEALLSAAGIGG
- the gorA gene encoding glutathione-disulfide reductase, whose translation is MAEQDSGQDFDYDLFVIGAGSGGVRASRIAASHGARVAVAEEYRVGGTCVIRGCVPKKLLVYGSHFAEELQDAANYGWTVEKMTFDWPTLRDAVLKDVDRLNTAYTNTLENNKVERFLERAEVAGPNTVRLASGKEISAKYILIATGAWPVMPEFEGNEHCITSNEVFHLEKLPKRVVISGAGYIAMEFAGIFNALGCHVTVVNRSETILRGYDESLRDRLLQITMARGIEYKFNCPFDRVEKREDGSFDVYLGKQPDPIHADVVLVATGRRPKTDGLGLENAGITLGSAGEIPVDDHGKTACDSIYAVGDVTNRVQLTPIAIREGQAFADRVFGGKDTSVSYDAIPSAVFSQPPLAGVGLTESQARQAFGSNIKVYSSDFRPMKNIFGHRPERGLYKMIVDASTEKVLGIHMIGPDSPEILQAAAIAVKAGLTKADFDATVALHPSMAEELVLMR
- a CDS encoding NAD-dependent epimerase/dehydratase family protein, with translation MAGTVLVSGGSGYIAGFLIRRLLAEGWTVHATVRSLSREAQLRPLLGGSAETLRFFAADLTADAGWAEAMAGCSHVAHVASPFTTTAPKQEDDLIVPAREGVLRALRCARDAGVTRFVQTSSVAAIAYGHGKGVFEFTEKDWTSLEGEDVYAYVKSKTIAERAARDWVAAAGGGWSSSRSTRRPCWGRCGAMTFRHRSKWSGNCFQALCRAARTLGSGSSTCVTLRTCTCGR
- a CDS encoding molybdopterin-binding protein, whose product is MTIITRRAALVGAGGLLLAGCDKITTSPTVRKVLTLGEKATLSGQRLVTDRNALAPEFARADISPKFRMNGNRLPASPAYQAHMASNFTDWKLEIGGKVARPFSLTLAQLKAAPQRTQITRHDCVEGWSAIGEWTGVPLALLLRQAQVSPSAQYIVFHCADDFSGTPYYESIDMIDALHPQTILAHTMNRQPLPVGHGAPIRLRVERALGYKHAKYVMRIEAVETLAGLYGGGGGYWEDHSGYQWFAGI
- a CDS encoding cytochrome b/b6 domain-containing protein; the protein is MDAAPAIVTSQETATTVEARPLVYRTRLPVRIWHWTNAITIFVMLMSGATIFNAHPRLYWGKYGATFETPWLEIGRQGQQGFLRLGSLQIDTTGFLGWTEHSTKAFPPLVTIPNYYSLAEGRQWHFFFAWVLVASITLFVIYALFSRHLSRDLALTREERKLSHIWHDIKEHARLRFPTGEAAKAYNPLQKLAYLGVIFVLIPLVVLTGMTMSPTLNAAFPWLLDIFGGVSPPVRYISFVQQVSWPLSSSIFSWSCSQGPSTNCARSSLAGIDCPPSGGQSHDDHHAASRARGRRWPAARRLRQDHHIANGAQGADIG
- a CDS encoding phytoene/squalene synthase family protein, with the translated sequence MQDRSALVSNARKSILKGSKSFAAASHLFDRETRERVWLLYAWCRRCDDIVDAQDHGGALGIQEGAAERLALVREKTALAFAGRESGDPAFDALGLVARETGLTIEMARAVIDGFALDAAEWQPHSEADLMRYCWHVAGAVGVMMAVVMGVLPDDEDTLDRACDLGLAFQLANIARDIEEDDAADRCYIPLDWLSELDIPPGEQMKPHYRPALTRLVARMCETAEIHECSARIGAARLKGRQRWAILAAAGIYGEIAREVAKRGDHAWDHRTVVTNARKLGFIGKAAWSALRPVPRSCIARASQRRFSRADLIALAARNPA
- a CDS encoding TIGR00730 family Rossman fold protein: MRRLAVYCGSASPADTRYVTLAREIGAELARRGIGVVYGGGKLGLMGAVAYGALDAGGEVIGVIPEALVGGEVANHDCTELHVVPGMHERKKAFTDLSDGFLTIPGGVGTMDELWEAVSWAQLGYHAKPVGLLNAYGFYDHLLAFNRHMIEVGFIREAHAGIIIAEPDLDILLARMEAHVPHKPIFAMKAEDL